From the Actinopolymorpha singaporensis genome, the window CATGACCACGACGATCGACGTGTTGTTCTGCCTGCTCGGCGCGGTCGTGGTCGGCTCCGCCCTGCTGGTGGTGACCACCCGCCGGATCGTGCACGCCGCGCTGTGGCTGGTGGTCACGCTGGGCGCGCTGGCGGGGTGCTTCCTGCTGTTGACAGCGGAGTTCGTGGCCTGGGTGCAGGTGCTCATCTACCTCGGCGCGGTCGTCGTACTGCTGGTGTTCGCGCTGATGCTCACCCGCGCGCCGATCGGGCCGGTGGAGCGGCCGCCGCGGTCCCACGTCGTGGTGGCCGGCCTGGTCGCCGCCGCGGTGGCGGCGGTCCTGCTGGTTGCGCTGGTCGCGGGCTTCTCCGGTGCGGTCATCCCGCTGGACCGGGTCGAG encodes:
- a CDS encoding NADH-quinone oxidoreductase subunit J yields the protein MTTTIDVLFCLLGAVVVGSALLVVTTRRIVHAALWLVVTLGALAGCFLLLTAEFVAWVQVLIYLGAVVVLLVFALMLTRAPIGPVERPPRSHVVVAGLVAAAVAAVLLVALVAGFSGAVIPLDRVEVGGARATGRALFSTWVLPFEVLSVLLLAALVGAIALSRRDGPAISANSANSANSEVPAGPTAPASSEGSR